ttcgagtaaaaaatgttaatattcccttttgatgttgaaaatttagACGAAAATGAAGAGTGGTCGAAGAATGGGGCAAGAAATAGAATAATAGTTGATCACACGGTCCGGTCCGGTCCGGTCCGTGTGCTTTGTTCTAGTCGACCGAAACAGTTCACGATCCGTGTGAATTATGTCATTTTACAAATAATGAATCAAATCTCCGGCGTAGactattaaaattattatacaATTTCACTACCTTTTTCCATCTCACAGGAAAAGCATATAGTAATACAAATAATTGAGTCCAATTAAGTCATATTTATTTCCGACAAGATTAAAGAATGGAAAACTGAATAATTACAACTTTCAGAATAAGAATAATTACACATCAATGTTATATACATTTAGAAATAAGTAGAGCTTTTTGTCTCCAATTGCCATATACTTATACAATGGTTCTGAGTGTGTgtaaaatatcatcaaaattgTGAGCTGATGATAGTCAATATGATAATTTAATAATGACAACCATAGCCGTGGGGTTACATAAAATTGTGGGAATAtatgagaaagagagagagagcctCGTCAACATCAACTCTTCCACTTTGCCTTTAGCCTTTAAGCTTTAGCCTTTTGGTTTTGCCACCATTTCCATTATATTTTGTATCTTTTTAAGCTTCTCAATTTTCTATGTTAACAAATATTCCTCCTTTTAATCCATTTCAATAAAACTTTCAGGGGTTTGGGTGTTTTATAACAGGAGCAAAAGAAGAGACAAAAAAGTACCCATGTCAGTCCTCTAATTataggaaaaacaaaaacaattgCATATAATCCATAAGCgacaattaattatattaaaaaaagaaaagaatatttGATGGTTCAATATATTCATCACcaattcttcatttttctttccTCATTTTAACTTATTGCCTCCTCCCCCCTTGTTCTCACACACACATACTTTACTTTGCAGAATTCTTGCCTTTTCTGGTTTTTCGAGCCGTTTATTTCtgggatttttttaaaaaaaaattatatacttaGGTTGGCGGCCATTTCTCACCACTCCAAAGTCTTCAACTGTTATGAACACACACATTCTTGTACACCCAATTACTGCCAATTATAAATTGGATACTATTCTATTGTAGTTGCAGCTTCCAaaaagatgagagagaaaggcAAACACATTGCATTGCTAAGCTGCCCTAATAAGATAGTTTAAGAGCACAGAGTTAGATTCcttgtgtttttatttcttttcatatataagaaaaatcaagaaaatacaTCGATTACAAGTATTTACTAGTCAGATGTATTAATTTTCCAGGTGGGATTTAGCTATTGCAGGTCTGTTTTCCGCCACCTGTTGGATTCTAGGGCTTTAATGAGGGTTTGTTACAAGACTTGTTTTTTCCATTCATAAAGatccaaattttatttctatCTTTGCCTCAActctcaaaattcaaacacaGTTGCTCCATTTTGTCTCAATTCATCAACTAAATTCAAAAACAAAACCACCAAAAAAACCATGTTCCCAATGGTGATTCCAAATTCAAGCGAAGAAGGCACCGATTCTTCAAGAGCTCATCAAGCTGATTTGGGCACCCTAAATTCAATGATCCAGAATTCCAACGCCAGCACCACTCCTCAGttgaaaatcaagaagaagagAAACCTCCCTGGCAATCCaggtaatagtagtagtaatagagcataacacacacacacacccacCCACATGTGTATCTATgtttttcacttttaattttataacgaccgactttgaatattaattttttactttgattagttgaattttttattactaTCAGTTAAGTCATTCTCTGTACGTTTATGCAGACCCTGATGCTGAGGTGATTGCGTTGTCTCCGAAAACCCTGATGACGGCGAACAGATTCGTGTGCGAGATCTGCAACAAGGGCTTTCAGAGGGATCAGAACCTCCAGCTCCACCGGAGAGGGCACAATCTGCCGTGGAAGCTGAAGCAGAGGAGCAGCAAGGAGAATCGGAAGAGGGCTTACGTCTGCCCGGAGCCGTCgtgcctccaccaccacccgtCCCGGGCGCTGGGAGACCTCACCGGAATCAAGAAGCACTACTGCCGGAAACACGGCGAGAAGAAGTGGAAGTGCGAAAAATGCTCCAAGATCTACGCCGTTCAGTCCGATTGGAAAGCCCACTCCAAAACTTGCGGAACTCGAGAGTATCGATGCGATTGTGGAACCCTCTTCTCCAGGTAAATTCAATTTGATTAATCTcgtgttttatttaatttataaaaagattcaatttttttaagtGGGCTTGTGTTGTTTTAGTTAAAAGTATTATTATACAGGTGATGAATGCAATTAATGCGTGTGTCTGtcaaataaaataggaaagggGAAATAAAATCTTGTTATTTTTCAGATAAAATTGTGAAATGTGGAACAGTGAGAAGCCTGCACTTGCATGCAATTTGTCTGTGTTTCTTTCACAACTTTTGCTAATTGTGAGTACTATAAAAGGAGTCTAGGAAACAATGATGAATGGTTGTAAAAGAAAGTTATGGAAGCTTGAATACTTTTGTTGATGATGGCGGAGAATCCCTGCAAGATTTCTCACTATTTACTGACAGATGGGGTAATAATTTGGGAGGCTATAATCATCAAAAACTGCAAAAAGAATATGGCattgttgtgttgtgttgtgttgttttcgAGCTGCACATGCACTCACGCCCTactgtgtgtatgtgtgtgtgcatGATCAAGCTCTATTTTCAAAATCACCTTTCGTCATCGTATATGCAAATTGATGTTCTTTTTTATTGCTCATTTTTGTGCATGCAAAtccatatctctctctctcacacacacactttGGGGCTCACAAGCTCAGAAAAAATCATCTACATTTTCTTCTTGGCTTTTGTTTTGAAAGTTTATAGTGACCCACAAGACTATTCACCCCTATACTAATTATTGAAGAGCTTTAGGTCTTTTTACTCTCACCCCCATAATTCACATGTTTAATTTCCTATGAATTTGGTTTTGGGTTGAAGAAACTATGACTACTCAATTTGATAATTTCCTTATTTTTATTGTGTACATTATCTtcatcccataataagagtctatttcacatttatcataaatgataagtagttCTCACGTTCCACTacctcacttcactcacatttattataaaaccaattgagtataaaaaaatgaatctcATAttatactaactttttcaactcactattCTTTACGTTTTTTGAAGCCTGAATAAAATAACCGAAACTAGCTAGAGGCTTATAGGTTTCCattaataccaaaaaaaaagagagacaacAATACTGTTGCATTCTCTAGTACATGTACCATATTGTGGACTCATGATGGTGGTGAAGAAGTTGGCATGCATGCTAAGATATGAAGATCATGATGACTTGAAACACAATATTCCACCTTGTCATTTAGCCATTCCCCCAAACAAATTAAATGATCATGTCATAGTAGTAATTTATCAGTATTTTCTACTTTCACTTTTTTGTAACAGGAAGGATAGCTTCATTACCCACAGGGCATTCTGTGATGCATTGGCTGAAGAAAGTGCAAGGCTCTCAGCTGCCACCAACTCAATCTTGCCtccacaaaaccctaatttcactACCACCACCCAACCATATCTCTTCACCCCCCAAAACCTCCTCCCATTCCGCAACCCGTGGGGCCCCCTCCCCCAAAACCCTAACCCCATCAATCTCTCAGAGAGGGCCTTTCCCTTCGGAAACTTCCAGGCCGGGGCGCCTCCTCTCTCCGCCACCGTGCTCCTCCAGAAGGCGGCCACGATGGGGGCAACGGGCAACGTGGGGTCCACCATGGCCCACCTCGACATGCACAAGACTAGCGATGGATTGACCAGGGATTTTCTTGGGCTGACCGGAGACCAGTGCAGCGGCGGCGTGAGGGAGCTGCAACTGCCGCTGGTGAAAGTATCGGCGTTTCACAACTCTCTGTTGAATCACCATGGATTCGGGTGGGGCAATTGCTAGAGAGGAAGTGTCTACTTTGTTAAGTACAAATTCACTTCAAATCatgcatgttttttttttgtgttaaaTTTGGGTTTATCTGTTACCGAGAATAATAAATTATCTGCGGATCTTTTAATTACAAGTTGTGAGACTGATTAATTTCTTGCTTAGTTTTTCAAGTTGAGCTGCTTATCAAAAATTAAATGTGAAACAAAATCTATGTTATACTAGTATATAGTTTAACATTTTATTCCATTTAtctaggtggtgttcggttgcttagataaaataataccaacaTATATAATCTAAGATTGAGCTGTGAGATTATTTAatattcatctaggattgagttgtgggattgaatctcataaaccaaacacactacatatttaaccccgggatacaatcttgcaaaccgaatacCATATTATGCATACAACATAATGTTGATACTACTAGCATGAAAGTGTAAATTGCAacgtaaaaatacaaattaatgcAAGTAGATTGAAGCTCACTTAGCTAATGGAGTacgtatttggattttaattagTAGAAAATCACAAAGAAAgtgaaataaaacaataatattaataGCATAAGTACAAAACTGAATCTAAAAACTAGTCCATTTAATGTGTGAATTTGAAAGAAGAGGGAAACCTATTTGATGAGTGGATATATAgttgaaaaaagaaaagtatgGAATAGTAAATTAAGTTGGTGTAAGCGTGAAGGTAAAAAAGTTGATGTTATTGGTATGTGTTTCCGTGCTGGGCTCTTATTATCTTAGTGTTAGTGGTGGTCCGCCAATTTGGTAGTGAacatataaatcatcaacactCTCTTCATTAATGTCAACGCTTACCAAAAAGATTcatcaattttaaagtttggaTGGATTATCTCTTTTCCCTCTGTTTTTGTGCTTCTGCATCCTCTTTTcccattttcttttttcatttttcactgcCTATTGTTTCGCCCTTTTTTATCGATGAATACAACCTATAAGAGAACAATTTTGTTACTTGTAAACACAACCAATTCGAGAAAACTAGCATCAACATTCTCGATAAAGTAAATCAATGAATTATTAGTGTAACTTGAGTCCATACTAGAAGAATAAACTTTTCTCCCAAAGATAAGGACAAAGAATATATTCAAAACCCAAGATGGAGTTAAGGAAAAAGATGAGGAATTGAAGTAAAAGTTGGCAGAATCAATCAATAATTCCTTTAGCTTTAAGAGGTATATACAAAGTGTGTGCGATTAAGAAAAGATAAGCAGTAAGCATATGGAATGGACCCAAAGACTAGAGATATGCTAAATGGTAAGCTACTTTGGTTTGGTATATCCAAAGCTTTTAGAAAGTAGGGTGTAATAAGTTGCAGGTTAAGGTAGCAATACACACCATTTGCCTCACTAGAGAAAGGACACATTCTCTTTCTATCTTGCTATGCAGCATAAGAAGACAAAACTAATGCTTCTATTCTACACAACTTGCATATGTCATGTTTCATAAGGGAATCTCATCTCCACAGGCCTACCTtttgttccttttttttcttccaaaGCATGCAAATAATTACCAAACCTTGTTTCATATACTTTTACTACTTATCTACTGCAAATCCCCATccacaatactccctccgtccgccaaaAACCTGACACGTTTTGCTATTTTAGGGTGTCCGACATTTTCCCTTTTTTCCACTTTTAGTAAGTGGGCTTCATACTCTACtaattcattccactcacattctgctataaaattaatactgcataaaatggaactcatagtccactaacttttttattccttttctttataaaaatcaaacatTGATTTCTCAAAACTCGTGCTGAGTCAAAATGTGTCTTTAattggcggacggagggagaatATACTATTCTCTCCCTCTTCACCACATAACATTTAAGTGCACAACGGCAATGAATAAAGAGACTCGACCCAACTTCaaaattagagcatccgcaacgcgtcttgCAGgcgtctcggtctcgtctcgaagagacgagacggccgcgagacagcgttgcagccTTCTGTCCCGGTCCCGTCTCGCCGAGCGTCTCGTCCCAAAGGGACGACTCGCgcgacagctcgccacgcgccagcgccacgtggcgcgctggcgctaggcgtgacgcccactcgccggcccgcgagtgggcgtcgtcacgctgacgcaataaatcattttttaaattcgattttaataaaaaaattaaaaaatttaaaaaatggtaatattaccgttgaacggtaaaaaaaatattttttttctttttttactctataaatactcctctttcatccacattatacacacaaacacacatctattattctcaaatcatcttcatttcctctccaattttcatctcacctctccaattttcatcacaaaatgtctggAGACGGAAACTCTTGCGGCTCAGCGGCTTTGACATAAACGCGTTTGGCGAcaggggggcatgtacaatgtcttgggtggttccggttctggttccggttcgtctacGCCGGGCACCCGAGGCTCGTCAACGCCGacggcgtaccaaccaccccattttgatgtggatgcatacgctcgtccctccgccccgaggtattcgcagggattatcccaaattaaggaggattatccggatgaacccaatccgaaaggaggacgaggcggtggaagctccaggggtcgcgtattcgacgccgtggaggaagaggaggaggcggccgaggaggaagaggatataggtcgtcatccatacagccgggCGGACAtgatgactctgttcaacgtTTGAGTCAgagtctcgtacgatcccatcgtcgggaatcaacaaacccgcaagtgtttttgggaaaaggtcaccgccgcctacaacgagaacaagtCGGGTCGGTCCCGCCGCAGCACCCTGAAGATGCTCCACAGTCATTTTGACCgcgtcgacagagatgtcaaaaatttttgcggcatctacaagaatgaagcagctcaataccaaagcggagccagtggagccgacattataagagcggctttgcgagtcttctttgacgacaacggtaaagaattcaaacatg
This sequence is a window from Salvia splendens isolate huo1 chromosome 14, SspV2, whole genome shotgun sequence. Protein-coding genes within it:
- the LOC121765018 gene encoding protein indeterminate-domain 12-like, which encodes MFPMVIPNSSEEGTDSSRAHQADLGTLNSMIQNSNASTTPQLKIKKKRNLPGNPDPDAEVIALSPKTLMTANRFVCEICNKGFQRDQNLQLHRRGHNLPWKLKQRSSKENRKRAYVCPEPSCLHHHPSRALGDLTGIKKHYCRKHGEKKWKCEKCSKIYAVQSDWKAHSKTCGTREYRCDCGTLFSRKDSFITHRAFCDALAEESARLSAATNSILPPQNPNFTTTTQPYLFTPQNLLPFRNPWGPLPQNPNPINLSERAFPFGNFQAGAPPLSATVLLQKAATMGATGNVGSTMAHLDMHKTSDGLTRDFLGLTGDQCSGGVRELQLPLVKVSAFHNSLLNHHGFGWGNC